In Musa acuminata AAA Group cultivar baxijiao chromosome BXJ3-11, Cavendish_Baxijiao_AAA, whole genome shotgun sequence, one DNA window encodes the following:
- the LOC135652985 gene encoding uncharacterized protein LOC135652985 codes for MRILQKLKLLVVQCAAARSSTGGDVRSFNIRQRWRPAKKLYVFTKFRRLLRRGVCSEDEQPSLEESKGMMKQKLLDLFASSQSVEDEGGSSNSSCGDDGRAVEALTARRGGGAWRFRSAAGLRCRLLRRAWRPVLVAIPESD; via the coding sequence atgaGAATTCTGCAGAAGCTGAAGCTGCTGGTGGTACAGTGCGCTGCAGCCAGAAGCAGCACCGGTGGCGACGTCCGCTCCTTTAACATCCGGCAACGATGGAGGCCGGCGAAGAAGCTCTACGTCTTCACCAAGTTTCGTCGACTGCTCCGCCGAGGGGTTTGCTCCGAAGATGAGCAGCCGAGCTTGGAGGAGAGCAAGGGGATGATGAAACAGAAGCTACTGGATCTGTTTGCTTCCTCGCAGTCGGTGGAAGACGAAGgcggcagcagcaacagcagctgtGGCGACGACGGGCGGGCAGTGGAAGCGCTCACAGCCCGCCGTGGTGGCGGAGCTTGGAGGTTCAGGTCGGCGGCGGGTCTCCGGTGCCGGTTGCTGCGGAGGGCTTGGCGACCTGTGCTGGTTGCTATTCCGGAGAGTGACTGA